The following DNA comes from Photobacterium sp. DA100.
ATTTTCTTCATGCGGAAGTCCACCACCTCGACACCCAAGTCTTTAAATGCGCTGACTTTGATGTCGGCCAATACATTGGCCATGATTTGATCACGCTGACCTTCGACCTCTTTGCGAGGCGCGACTTCAGCCACGATTTCCGACGCTGGTGCGTCATCTTCTTCTGCCACAGCCGTGCTGTCTAACTTAGCACCACGGTCTGGGCCAGAGACGATCTGCTTGATTTCTCGAGAACCGATCTCCGCGCGCAGGCTGTCGACCACCTTACGTTTCAGAAGTGCTTCTGCCGTTGAGACATCACCACCACCTGTCGTCAGGTAGTACTGGCCGAAGTCTTCGATACGCCACTTAACGTAGGTATCGATGATCACGTCTTTTTTCTCGGACGTTACAAAACGGTCAGCCTGGTCATCCATGGTCTGGATACGAGCATCCAGAGTACGGACACGGTCGAATACCGGCACTTTGAAGTGCAGGCCCGGCTCGTAGATCTTTGCCACATCCGAATCAGGCGCCTTAAGAATACGGCCGAAACGAACCACAATACCGCGCTCGCCTTCCTGAACCACGAACATTGACATCAACAATGTCGCGATAAAGACAACAATCACAGGGATCATTAACTTACGCATAATTAAAATCTCCCCTGACGGCCAGTATCAGTACTACGTGGCGCAGTTGATACCGGGGCGGTCTCGACTTTTTCGAGTTCGATACCGTAATCGCTAGACGAGCCACTCTTCGGCTGGCTGCTCTGCTGGGCTGGATTAATCAGTTTATCCAGTGGCAGGTATAGCAGGTTGCCGCTTGACTGCGAGTCGACCATCACTTTGCTGGTATTCGAGTAAACGCGTTCCATCGTCTCAAGGTACAGACGATTACGTGTAACTTCTTTTGCGGCCAGGTATTCAGGCAACAGCTTTTCAAACTGCGCCACTTCACCGAGTGCACCGTTGATCACACGCTCAGAGTAACCTTCCGCTTCTTTCTTCAGACGCTCAGCACGACCGGTTGCCTTCGGCAAGATGTCATTGCTGTAAGCTTCTGCTTCACGAACGAAACGCTCCTCATCCTCTCGCGCTGCGATAGCATCATCGAAAGCGTCTTTAACCGCTTCCGGCGGACGGGCAGACTGGAAGTTGACGTCAACGACCAACAGACCCATGTCGTAACGCTGGATGATGCTATCAATCGCTTCTTGCGTATTGGCACGGATCACCTGACGCCCCGTGGTCAAGGCCTGATCCATGGTCGAGTCACCGATCACAGCACGCAGTGCTGAGTCCGTTGCCTGACGCAAGCTGTCATCCGCATTAGTAACGCTGAACAGGTACTTCTGTGGCTCGGCCACACGGTACTGAACGTCCATTTCAACTTTCAGCACGTTCTCGTCTTTGGTCAGCATCAAACCTGAGCTGCGCAAAGAACGGATTGCCTGTACGTTAACCGGCTCAACTTCATCGATAAAGGTAGGCTTCCAGTTCAGACCCGGATCTACCATTTCGTAGAATTTACCGAAACGCAGAACAACCCCGCGCTCCGCTTCGCCGATGGTATAGAAACCGGAAAAGCCCCATACCGCTGCAGCCAATACTGCGATTATCCCAAGACCTGCAGCACTGCCGCCAGTCGAAGGTCCCTTTTTATTCCCCAAAATGCCACCGAATTTACGACTCAGTTTTGAAAAAACCTCATCGAGATCCGGCGGACCTTGATCACGACCACCGCGATTATTGTTCCCCCAAGGGTCTTTATCACGGCCGCCGTTGTTACCAGGCTCATTCCACGCCATTATAGAACTCCATCAATATGATATGACGACAGTTTTTTTTATTACTCTAGCAGTCCATTAAGCAACGATAAAGTCATCTAACGAAGTACTTTCTCTTTTTTGTAACCTAGACCACTCTGCCAGCGGCAAGCGGATGTCAATTTTCAGGCTGCCATCAGTGTCATATTCTTCATTGACAATACAGCCCAACTGGTAAAACTTGCTCCGGTAACGCCCGATATACTGGGGCGGCAACCGCAGGGTATGTCTCACCATGGTGCCAGACAGACGCTCGGTCAGAGCATCGAACAGCAGGTCAATACCCAGCCCTTCCATCGCCGAGACCCAAACCCGCTGGGGAACACCGGCATCATCACGCTCGATACGTGGCGAAGCCCCTTCCAGGTTGTCGATCTTATTCATCACCACCAAGGTTGGCACCTCGCTGGCCTCGATCTCTTCGAGGACCGTATCAACCGCTTCAATGTTTTCACGGAAACGATCATCGCTGGCATCGACCACATGGAGCAACAAACTGGCATCCTGGGTTTCTTTCAGGGTTGCCTTGAAGGCTGCGACCAAGTCATGGGGCAAGTGACGAATAAATCCGACCGTATCGGCCAAGATTGACGTACCGACATCGGCGACATCTATCTTACGCAGGGTTGGATCTAGGGTGGCAAACAACTGGTCAGCGGCATAGACGCCGGCATCCGTCACCCGGTTGAACAACGTCGACTTGCCGGCGTTGGTATACCCCACCAGGGAAATCGTTGGAATTTCCGCACGGTTACGTGCCCGTCGCC
Coding sequences within:
- the hflC gene encoding protease modulator HflC produces the protein MRKLMIPVIVVFIATLLMSMFVVQEGERGIVVRFGRILKAPDSDVAKIYEPGLHFKVPVFDRVRTLDARIQTMDDQADRFVTSEKKDVIIDTYVKWRIEDFGQYYLTTGGGDVSTAEALLKRKVVDSLRAEIGSREIKQIVSGPDRGAKLDSTAVAEEDDAPASEIVAEVAPRKEVEGQRDQIMANVLADIKVSAFKDLGVEVVDFRMKKINLPDEISESIYRRMRAERESVARKHRSQGREKAEVIRAQSELEVAKIIADADRQARVVRGAADAQTAQIYSGAFNKNPEFYNFLRSLKAYENSFNSKSDILVIDPNTDFFKYMKESSGVVN
- the hflK gene encoding FtsH protease activity modulator HflK, which encodes MAWNEPGNNGGRDKDPWGNNNRGGRDQGPPDLDEVFSKLSRKFGGILGNKKGPSTGGSAAGLGIIAVLAAAVWGFSGFYTIGEAERGVVLRFGKFYEMVDPGLNWKPTFIDEVEPVNVQAIRSLRSSGLMLTKDENVLKVEMDVQYRVAEPQKYLFSVTNADDSLRQATDSALRAVIGDSTMDQALTTGRQVIRANTQEAIDSIIQRYDMGLLVVDVNFQSARPPEAVKDAFDDAIAAREDEERFVREAEAYSNDILPKATGRAERLKKEAEGYSERVINGALGEVAQFEKLLPEYLAAKEVTRNRLYLETMERVYSNTSKVMVDSQSSGNLLYLPLDKLINPAQQSSQPKSGSSSDYGIELEKVETAPVSTAPRSTDTGRQGRF
- the hflX gene encoding ribosome rescue GTPase HflX; this translates as MFDRYETGEQAILVHINFTQEGEWEDLSEFEMLVSSAGVNTLRVVTGSRKTPHPKYYVGEGKAQEIAEAVRAEDAEIVIFNHSLSPAQERNLEQICKCRVLDRTGLILDIFAQRARTHEGKLQVELAQLRHISTRLIRGWTHLERQKGGIGLRGPGETQLETDRRLLRDRIKTILRRLEKVAKQRDQGRRARNRAEIPTISLVGYTNAGKSTLFNRVTDAGVYAADQLFATLDPTLRKIDVADVGTSILADTVGFIRHLPHDLVAAFKATLKETQDASLLLHVVDASDDRFRENIEAVDTVLEEIEASEVPTLVVMNKIDNLEGASPRIERDDAGVPQRVWVSAMEGLGIDLLFDALTERLSGTMVRHTLRLPPQYIGRYRSKFYQLGCIVNEEYDTDGSLKIDIRLPLAEWSRLQKRESTSLDDFIVA